Proteins from a single region of Oryza brachyantha chromosome 6, ObraRS2, whole genome shotgun sequence:
- the LOC102714380 gene encoding galactoside 2-alpha-L-fucosyltransferase-like: protein MDSESRTPAREELPTSWLGIEEAAAPFAGKRTKVDVGRRWPKLVKATVVAFIVMMAPLLVLIGGQPAGAPAVWIKSTVASLAARGEAQKDALLGGLLVPGFDEPSCASRYQSVHYRKNMTRPPSPHLLRRLRRQEALQRRCGPGTEPYRRASERLSSRQSAGDGDGFVATVDGCGYLVLISYRGLGNRILAMASAFLYAMLTDRVLLVDPGKTMADLFCEPFLGASWVLPQDFPLEGFRDLGEDAPESYGNVAVNRSGSVSGLRFVYAHLDHAASPANRLLYCDDHRQFLHRVQWVVLRTDSYIAPGIFLNPAYREELDMMFPRKDSVFYLLSRYLFHPTNDVWGMVTRFYNAYLKNADERLGIQIRVFDGDEPFQHILDQILECTSEQHLLPGVVTTGVGGGGAPPLVVRSKAVLTTGLNSWYHDSIREMYWRSPSSTGEVVSVHQPSHEEHQHFFRSIHDMKALAEMYLLSLSDKIVTSGWSTFGYVGSGLGGLTPYIMIKPENRTVPDPPCKKAMSMEPCSHGPPFFECTKKEIDKIIDTGNLLPHVRSCEDMPWGRKLADPIT, encoded by the exons ATGGACAGCGAGAGCAGAACGCCGGCGAGGGAGGAGCTGCCGACGAGCTGGCTGGGgatcgaggaggcggcggcgccgttcGCGGGGAAGAGGACGAAGGTCGACGTCGGCCGGCGATGGCCCAAGCTGGTGAAGGCCACGGTGGTGGCGTTCATCGTGATGATGGCTCCCCTCCTCGTCCTCATCGGcggccagccggccggcgcgccggcggtgTGGATCAAATCCACCGTCGCCAGCCTAGCGGCACGAGGAG AAGCCCAGAAAGACGCGCTTCTGGGCGGCCTGCTCGTCCCCGGATTCGACGAGCCGTCGTGCGCCAGCCGGTACCAGTCCGTGCACTACCGCAAGAACAtgacgcggccgccgtcgccgcacctcctccggcggctgcggcggcaggAGGCGCTGCAACGGCGGTGCGGCCCCGGCACGGAGCCGTACCGGAGGGCGTCCGAGCGGCTCAGCTCCAGGCAGagcgcgggcgacggcgacggcttcgTCGCCACGGTCGACGGCTGCGGCTACCTGGTGCTGATATCCTACCGTGGCCTCGGCAACCGCATCCTCGCCATGGCCTCGGCGTTCCTCTACGCCATGCTCACCGACCGCGTGCTCCTCGTCGACCCCGGCAAGACAATGGCCGACCTCTTCTGCGAGCCGTTCCTGGGCGCGTCGTGGGTGCTGCCCCAGGACTTCCCGCTCGAGGGCTTCAGGGACCTCGGCGAGGACGCGCCGGAGAGCTACGGGAACGTGGCGGTGAACCGGAGTGGGTCGGTCTCCGGCCTGCGGTTCGTCTACGCGCACCTCGACcacgcggcgtcgccggcgaacAGACTCCTGTACTGCGACGACCACCGCCAGTTCCTCCACCGCGTGCAGTGGGTGGTCCTGAGGACGGACAGCTACATCGCGCCGGGGATCTTCCTCAACCCGGCGTACAGGGAGGAGCTCGATATGATGTTCCCCCGGAAGGACTCCGTCTTCTACCTCCTCTCGCGGTATCTCTTCCACCCGACCAACGACGTCTGGGGCATGGTCACCAGGTTCTACAACGCCTACCTCAAGAACGCCGACGAGCGGCTGGGCATCCAGATCAGGGtgttcgacggcgacgagccgtTCCAGCACATCCTCGACCAGATCCTGGAGTGCACGTCGGAGCAGCATCTGCTGCCTGGGGTGGTGACcaccggcgtcggcggcggcggcgccccgccGCTGGTCGTTCGGTCTAAGGCCGTCCTGACGACCGGCCTCAACTCGTGGTACCACGACAGCATCCGGGAGATGTACTggcggtcgccgtcgtccaccGGCGAGGTGGTGAGCGTGCACCAGCCGAGCCACGAGGAGCACCAGCACTTCTTCCGGAGCATCCACGACATGAAGGCCCTGGCCGAGATGTACCTGCTGAGCTTGTCGGACAAGATCGTCACCAGCGGCTGGTCGACGTTCGGCTACGTCGGCAgcggcctcggcggcctcACGCCGTACATCATGATCAAGCCGGAGAATCGCACGGTGCCGGACCCGCCGTGCAAGAAGGCCATGTCCATGGAGCCCTGCTCCCACGGGCCGCCATTCTTCGAGTGCACCAAGAAAGAAATCGACAAGATTATCGACACCGGCAACCTGCTGCCCCATGTCCGTTCTTGCGAGGACATGCCATGGGGACGTAAACTGGCTGATCCTATTACTTAa
- the LOC102715216 gene encoding probable fucosyltransferase 8, whose translation MPAKGKRTGGGGAAAGATVARVFVVVCLMMAPLLLVLVLGGWAGASTVWQSATWLTSMTSGFTNASHHSATDAANGADELFGGLLAAGGFDRGACLSRHESPRYYKHSPFAPSPYLLQKLRDYEARHRRCGPGTPLYAKSVEQLRSGHSSEVMECNYVVFIPYNGLGNRMLTLLSSFLYALLTERVLLVDFPGDFTDLFCEPFPGDATTTWLLPSDFPVVDLLRLGVHSNQSYGNLLGAKKITGDPAKDTPVSVPPYVYLHLAHNLQRADERFYCNDDQLVLRKVNWLLVQSDLYFVPSLYAIPEFQDELRWLFPAKESVTHLLGRYLLHPSNTVWGMVTRYYHSYLAPAAERIGVQIRMFSWASIPVDDMYKQLLACSRQEHILPDIDGDTPAPATTGGARTNATGRRAGTTAILVASLQADYYERLKTTYYEHGGSGGGGGWVGVFQPSHEERQDTGKRGHNQKALAEIYLLSFSDVLLTTGVSTFGYMSSALAGLRPAILLSAANHKVPETPCARIVSMEPCFHKPPTVQCQGKAAVNENVTRHIKPCEDFPQGTKLFD comes from the exons ATGCCGGCGAAGGGGAAGaggactggcggcggcggcgcggccgcgggcgcgacggtggcgcgcgTGTTCGTCGTCGTCTGCCTCATGATGGCGCCGTTGCTCCTGGTGCTGGTGCTCGGTGGGTGGGCCGGCGCGTCCACGGTTTGGCAGAGCGCGACCTGGCTGACCTCTATGActtcag GATTCACGAACGCATCCCACCACAGCGCCACCGACGCGGCCAacggcgccgacgagctctTCGGCGGCTTGCTCGCGGCCGGCGGCTTCGACCGCGGCGCGTGCCTGAGCCGGCACGAGTCCCCGCGCTACTACAAGCACTCGCCATTCGCGCCGTCCCCCTACCTCCTGCAGAAGCTCCGCGACTACGAGGCGCGGCACCGGAGGTGCGGCCCCGGCACGCCGCTCTACGCCAAGTCCGTCGAGCAGCTCCGGTCCGGCCACAGCTCGGAGGTCATGGAGTGCAACTACGTCGTCTTCATCCCCTACAATGGCCTCGGCAACCGCATGCTGACGCTGCTCTCATCCTTTCTCTACGCGCTGCTCACCGAAcgcgtcctcctcgtcgactTCCCCGGCGACTTCACCGACCTCTTCTGCGAGCCGTTCCCGGGagacgcgacgacgacgtggctGCTCCCGTCGGACTTCCCCGTCGTCGACCTGCTGAGGCTCGGGGTGCACTCCAACCAGTCGTACGGGAACCTCCTCGGCGCCAAGAAGATCACCGGCGACCCAGCGAAGGACACGCCGGTGTCCGTGCCGCCGTACGTGTACCTCCACCTGGCGCACAACCTCCAACGCGCCGACGAGCGCTTCTACTGCAACGACGACCAGCTCGTGCTCCGCAAGGTGAACTGGCTGCTGGTGCAGAGCGACCTCTACTTCGTCCCGTCGCTGTACGCCATTCCGGAGTTCCAGGACGAGCTCCGGTGGCTGTTCCCGGCGAAGGAGAGCGTGACCCATCTTCTTGGCCGCTATCTTCTCCACCCTTCCAACACCGTGTGGGGCATGGTCACGCGGTACTACCACTCCTACctggctccggcggcggagaggatcGGCGTGCAGATCAGGATGTTCTCCTGGGCGTCCATCCCGGTCGACGACATGTACAAGCAGCTCCTCGCGTGCTCCCGGCAGGAGCACATCCTGCCGGACATCGACGGCGACACGCCGGCGCCAGCAACAACCGGCGGCGCCAGGACGAACGCGACCGGCCGACGAGCCGGCACGACGGCCATCCTGGTCGCGTCGCTGCAGGCGGACTACTACGAGAGGCTGAAGACCACGTACTACGagcacggcggcagcggcggcggcggcggctgggtcGGCGTGTTCCAGCCGAGCCACGAGGAGCGGCAGGACACCGGGAAGCGCGGGCACAACCAGAAGGCGCTCGCCGAGATCTACCTGCTCAGCTTCTCCGACGTGCTGCTCACCACCGGCGTGTCCACGTTCGGGTACATGAGCAGCGCGCTCGCCGGGCTACGGCCGGCGATCCTGCTCTCGGCGGCCAACCACAAGGTCCCCGAGACGCCGTGCGCGCGCATCGTCTCCATGGAGCCCTGCTTCCACAAGCCGCCCACCGTGCAATGCCAGGGCAAGGCGGCTGTCAACGAGAACGTGACACGGCACATCAAGCCATGTGAGGATTTTCCCCAAGGCACTAAGCTGTTCGATTAA
- the LOC102715490 gene encoding LOW QUALITY PROTEIN: fucosyltransferase 2-like (The sequence of the model RefSeq protein was modified relative to this genomic sequence to represent the inferred CDS: substituted 1 base at 1 genomic stop codon), protein MKTKVLQAAGVKRWSPAMMRTVLVAVLMTMPPLLVLFGGRIGEQAMWIKTAVVGIQEGNXDDVSFVQQPATSHDKLLGGLLVDGFDQESCRSRYQSAMYRRNAGRQPSRHLVSKLRFQEDLQRRCGPGTAAYSAALEQLKSGKSPAASPECRYLVSISYRGLGNRILAAASAFLYALLTDRVLLIDPSNEMDDLFCEPFPRTTWLLPPGFPLAGYQGFYLHTAERYGKMRENRVLRPHGSGGEAAALPAFAYIHLDYNQTDYDQLFFCDEDQRLLSNIQWLVMRTDSYIVPGLFLVRSFQDELAALFPERDAVFHHLGRYLFHPTNQVWGLVTRYYRGHLAWAHRRVGIQVRVSPWERESPELLKTITACTQEEGMLPRVLATDHQEPPAAAVTAASARRVRTSAVMVTSLKPWYYEKMKGMYWEQATATGEVVVVDQPSHEEHQMYGVKAHGRKAWAEVYLLSLTDMLVTTGTSTFGYVAQGLGGLTPWVLPRREVNGTAPPCRRDMSMEPCFHVAPLYDCKRWEDAGKIVPHVRHCDDMPAGLKLVDRTEW, encoded by the exons atgaagACGAAGGTCCTGCAGGCAGCCGGCGTCAAGCGGTGGAGTCCGGCGATGATGCGCACCGTGCTAGTCGCCGTCTTGATGACCATGCCGCCTCTTCTCGTCCTCTTCGGCGGGCGAATCGGCGAGCAGGCGATGTGGATTAAGACGGCGGTGGTCGGCATTCAGGAAGGTAATTAA GACGATGTCTCCTTCGTTCAGCAGCCGGCGACGTCACACGACAAGCTTCTCGGCGGCCTCTTGGTCGACGGCTTCGACCAAGAATCCTGCCGCAGCCGGTACCAGTCCGCCATGTACCGGCGAAACGCCGGCAGGCAACCTTCGAGGCACCTCGTCTCCAAGCTGCGCTTCCAGGAAGACCTGCAGAGGCGGTGCGGCCCTGGCACCGCCGCCTACAGCGCCGCGCTGGAGCAGCTCAAGTCCGGCAAGAGCCcggcggcctcgccggagTGCAGGTACCTGGTCTCCATCTCCTACCGCGGCCTCGGCAACCggatcctcgccgccgcgtcggcgttCCTGTACGCGCTGCTCACCGACCGCGTGCTCCTCATCGACCCCAGCAACGAGATGGACGACCTGTTCTGCGAGCCCTTCCCCAGAACGACGTGGCTCCTGCCGCCGGGGTTCCCGCTCGCGGGCTACCAGGGCTTCTACCTCCACACCGCCGAGCGGTACGGGAAGATGCGTGAGAACAGAGTGCTCAGACCGcacggctccggcggcgaggcggcggcgctgccggcgTTCGCGTACATCCACCTCGATTACAACCAGACCGACTACGACCAGCTCTTCTTCTGCGACGAGGACCAGCGGCTGCTTTCGAACATCCAGTGGCTGGTGATGAGGACGGACAGCTACATCGTGCCGGGGCTGTTCCTCGTCAGGTCGTTCCAAGACGAGCTCGCCGCGCTCTTCCCGGAGCGCGACGCCGTGTTCCACCACCTCGGCCGGTACCTGTTCCACCCGACCAACCAAGTCTGGGGCCTCGTCACGCGCTACTACCGCGGCCACCTCGCGTGGGCGCACCGCCGTGTGGGCATCCAGGTGCGCGTCTCCCCGTGGGAGCGGGAGTCGCCGGAGCTGCTGAAGACGATCACGGCGTGCACGCAGGAGGAGGGGATGCTCCCGCGGGTGCTGGCCACGGATCACCAAGagcctccggccgccgccgtgacggcggcgagcgcgcgccGTGTCAGGACCAGCGCCGTGATGGTCACCTCCCTCAAGCCGTGGTACTACGAGAAGATGAAGGGCATGTACTGGGagcaggcgacggcgaccggcgaggTGGTGGTCGTCGACCAGCCGAGCCACGAGGAGCACCAGATGTACGGCGTGAAGGCGCACGGCCGGAAGGCGTGGGCGGAGGTGTACCTGCTCAGCCTGACGGACATGCTGGTCACCACCGGGACGTCGACGTTCGGGTACGTGGCGCAGGGGCTCGGCGGGCTGACGCCGTGGGTGCTGCCGCGCAGGGAGGTGAACggcaccgcgccgccgtgccgccgggACATGTCCATGGAGCCGTGCTTCCACGTCGCGCCGCTGTACGACTGCAAGCGGTGGGAGGACGCCGGCAAGATCGTGCCGCACGTGCGCCACTGCGATGACATGCCCGCGGGGCTGAAGCTTGTCGACCGAACAGAATGGTAA
- the LOC102715769 gene encoding fucosyltransferase 2-like yields MHAGQRTVQRDKSWREIEEAAPQFMAAAPAPAPASKKRQLTTDGSSKRWRGQMNAVVVALVMAMLPVVVFITGRRPAVWIQTAADGLRRGSDAFFLHPRLLGGLLLDGFDQETCHSRYQSAMYRRNSGRQPSSYLISKLRRQEALQRRCGPGTAAYRNAVEQLRSGESVASPECKYIVSISYCGLGNRILAAASAFLYAVLTDRVVLIDPSNDMDELFCEPFPGTTWLMPRDFPVAGYTNFSVDSAESYGNMVKNRVVRNDGAGVSTAPPPALVYVHLNNDYTDHDRLFYCDEDQRLLRRVQWLVMRTNSYIVPGLFLLAGFREELGKLFPEPDAVFHHLGRYLFHPNNLVWGLVTRYYEAYLSTAQKRVGIQVRVFGADSNSPELVEQITTCTQKNSLLPEVLGAGSSEPMTLPASGRRNSTAVLVTSLKSWYYERIRSMYWENAAAAGGGGGAVSVHQPSHEEYQHFGAKSHDAKAWAEIYLLSLTDELVTTGKSTFGYVAQGLAGVRPWVMQKPWNRLADQPCWRDVSMEPCFHRPPYYDCQLKRWADPGKVVPHVQHCGDVSWGLKTVNREGDPLP; encoded by the exons ATGCACGCCGGTCAGAGAACCGTGCAGAGAGACAAGAGCTGGCGAGAGATCGAGGAGGCGGCTCCACAgttcatggcggcggcgccggcgccggcgccggcgagcaagAAGAGGCAGCTGACCACCGACGGCAGCAGCAAGCGATGGCGCGGGCAGATGAACGCCGTCGTTGTCGCCCTCGTGATGGCCATGCTgcccgtcgtcgtcttcatcACCGGCCGCAGGCCAGCGGTCTGGATTCAGACGGCGGCCGACGGCTTACGCCGAG GGTCGGATGCATTCTTCCTGCACCCGAGGCTTTTGGGTGGCCTCTTGCTCGACGGTTTCGACCAAGAAACCTGCCACAGCCGGTACCAGTCCGCCATGTACCGTCGAAACTCCGGCCGGCAACCGTCCTCCTATCTCATCTCCAAGCTGCGGCGGCAGGAAGCTCTGCAACGCCGGTGCGGCCCCGGCACCGCCGCATACAGGAACGCCGTCGAGCAGCTCCGGTCCGGCGAGAGCGTGGCGTCACCGGAGTGCAAGTACATCGTCTCCATATCGTACTGCGGCCTCGGCAACAGGATcctcgcggcggcgtccgcgtTCCTCTACGCCGTGCTCACCGACCGTGTCGTCCTCATCGACCCCAGCAACGACATGGACGAGCTCTTCTGCGAGCCGTTCCCCGGCACGACGTGGCTGATGCCGCGGGACTTCCCGGTGGCGGGCTACACCAACTTCAGCGTCGACAGCGCCGAGAGCTACGGGAACATGGTGAAGAACAGGGTGGTCAGgaacgacggcgccggcgtctcgacggcgccaccgccggcgttGGTGTACGTCCATCTCAACAACGACTACACCGACCACGACAGGTTGTTCTACTGTGACGAGGACCAGCGGTTGCTGCGGCGTGTGCAGTGGCTGGTGATGAGGACGAACAGCTACATCGTGCCGGGTCtgttcctcctcgccggcttcCGGGAGGAGCTCGGCAAGCTCTTCCCGGAGCCGGACGCCGTGTTCCACCACCTCGGCCGGTACCTGTTCCACCCGAACAACCTCGTGTGGGGGCTCGTCACGCGGTACTACGAAGCCTACCTGTCAACGGCGCAGAAGCGAGTGGGCATCCAGGTGCGCGTCTTCGGCGCCGACTCGAACTCGCCGGAGCTCGTGGAGCAGATCACGACGTGCACGCAGAAGAACAGCCTTCTCCCGGAAGTGCTCGGCGCGGGATCGTCGGAGCCGATGACCCTGCCGGCGTCCGGCCGCCGCAACTCCACGGCGGTGCTCGTCACGTCACTCAAGTCGTGGTACTACGAGAGGATCAGGAGCATGTACTGGGAGaacgcggcggccgccggcggcggcggcggcgcggtgagcGTGCACCAGCCGAGCCACGAGGAGTACCAGCACTTCGGCGCCAAGTCGCACGACGCCAAGGCGTGGGCCGAGATCTACCTGCTCAGCCTCACCGACGAGCTGGTGACGACCGGCAAGTCGACGTTCGGGTACGTGGCGCAGGGGCTCGCCGGCGTGAGGCCGTGGGTGATGCAAAAGCCGTGGAACAGGTTGGCCGACCAGCCATGCTGGCGGGACGTGTCCATGGAGCCGTGCTTCCACCGGCCTCCGTACTACGACTGCCAGCTGAAGCGGTGGGCTGACCCCGGGAAGGTTGTGCCGCACGTCCAGCACTGCGGCGACGTCAGCTGGGGGCTGAAGACCGTTAACCGGGAAGGGGATCCTCTACCGTAA
- the LOC102716048 gene encoding fucosyltransferase 2-like: protein MGSGGGAAAAAVAVPRKEKQRSAAGHWPQVEDDGVAPASSTKRHARRAWCCGGVNFVLAAFVMVVPPMVILLDARASSPAVWISSVNVLRRGDGSILRWPAVDARDKLLGSLLADGSEEGSCHSRYQSAMYRRNAGREPSAHLVSKLRRHEELQRRCGPGTAAYSDAVESLRSGRSGGGGGIGSPECRYLVSISYRGLGNRILAAASAFLYALLTDRVLLVDPSNEMDELFCEPFPGTTWLLPPGFPLTNYTSFGVSTAESYGNMLKNKVITTGDDGDIPPARLPPFAYVHLDHTATVEDKFFFCDEDQRVIRNIPWLVMRTDNYIVPGLFLVTGFQQELDSLFPETDAVFHHLGRYLFHPTNHVWGLVTRYYDAYLATAQQRVGIQVRVFGRQPESPELLEQITACTQKANLLPEVIAAGEPLVAPASARRKSTAVLVTSLKSWYYERMKSMYWEHAAAGAGEAVSVHQPSHEEFQQFGAGSHDAKAWAEMYLLSLTDALVTSGWSTFGYVAQGLGGLTPWVMHKPANDSASAAAADRPSPCRRDVSMEPCFHAPPFYDCRLKRGADTGKIVPHVRHCQDVQWGLKLVRTSW, encoded by the exons ATGGGATCCGGtggcggtgccgccgccgccgcagtcgcCGTGCCACGCAAAGAGAAGCAGCGCTCCGCCGCTGGACACTGGCCGCAGGTGGAAGACGACGGCgtggcgccggcgtcgtcgaccAAGAGGCACGCGCGCAGGGCGTGGTGCTGCGGCGGTGTCAACTTCGTGCTCGCCGCATTCGTCATGGTCGTGCCGCCGATGGTTATACTCCTCGACGCGCGTGCCAGCTCGCCGGCCGTCTGGATTAGCTCCGTCAACGTCTTGCGGCGAG GCGACGGATCGATCCTCCGCTGGCCGGCGGTGGACGCGCGCGACAAGCTTCTCGGCAGCCTCCTGGCCGACGGATCGGAGGAGGGGTCATGCCACAGCAGGTACCAGTCCGCCATGTACCGTCGGAACGCCGGCAGGGAGCCCTCCGCGCACCTCGTGTCCAAGCTGCGGCGGCACGAGGAGCTGCAGCGGCGGTGCGGCCCGGGCACCGCCGCGTACAGCGACGCCGTGGAGAGCCTGAGGTCGggcaggagcggcggcggcggcggcattggGTCGCCGGAGTGCAGATACCTGGTGTCCATCTCGTACCGCGGCCTCGGCAACCGGATCCTCGCTGCCGCGTCGGCGTTCCTGTATGCGCTGCTCACCGACCGCGTGCTCCTCGTCGACCCCAGCAACGAGATGGACGAGCTGTTCTGCGAGCCCTTCCCCGGCACGACGTGGCTGTTGCCGCCGGGCTTCCCGCTGACAAACTACACCAGCTTCGGCGTCAGCACCGCCGAGAGCTACGGGAACATGCTGAAGAACAAGGTGATcacgaccggcgacgacggcgacattccgccggcgcggctgccgccgttcgcgtACGTCCATCTCGACCACACGGCCACCGTGGAAGACAAGTTCTTCTTCTGCGACGAGGACCAGAGGGTGATCCGGAACATCCCGTGGCTGGTGATGAGGACGGACAACTACATCGTGCCGGGGCTGTTCCTGGTCACCGGATTCCAGCAGGAGCTCGACTCGCTCTTCCCGGAGACGGACGCCGTGTTCCACCACCTCGGCCGGTACCTCTTCCACCCGACCAACCACGTCTGGGGGCTCGTCACGCGCTACTACGACGCCTACCTCGCGACGGCGCAGCAGCGAGTCGGCATCCAGGTGCGCGTGTTCGGCCGCCAGCCGGAGTCGCCGGAGCTGCTGGAGCAGATCACCGCGTGCACGCAGAAGGCGAACCTTCTCCCCGAAGTGATCGCCGCCGGAGAGCCCCTCGTCGCGCCGGCGTCCGCGCGCCGGAAGTCCACGGCCGTCCTCGTCACCTCGCTCAAGTCGTGGTACTACGAGAGGATGAAGAGCATGTACTGGGAgcacgcggcggccggcgccggcgaggcggtgagCGTGCACCAGCCGAGCCACGAGGAGTTCCAGCAGTTCGGCGCCGGGTCGCACGACGCCAAGGCGTGGGCGGAGATGTACCTGCTCAGCCTCACCGACGCGCTGGTGACCAGCGGGTGGTCGACGTTCGGGTACGTGGCGCAGGGGCTCGGCGGGCTGACGCCGTGGGTGATGCACAAGCCGGCGAACGACTCcgcgtccgcggcggcggccgaccggccgtcgccgtgccggcgGGACGTGTCCATGGAGCCGTGCTTCCACGCGCCGCCGTTCTACGACTGCAGGCTGAAGCGGGGCGCCGACACGGGGAAGATTGTGCCGCACGTCCGCCATTGCCAAGACGTGCAGTGGGGTTTGAAGCTCGTTCGTACGTCGTGGTGA